Proteins from one Gemmatimonadaceae bacterium genomic window:
- a CDS encoding PP2C family serine/threonine-protein phosphatase: protein MPRMTPGRMKLAELFATPPSPPAGPRPRDEELDLFGMTHPGHVRAENQDHFLLATVHPQVVVHATSLPNVDTLPLRGQRLATVLLVADGVGGGVAGEDASRIATEAVTRYVASSLRCYHAVGTAQDREFLDALHAAAMEAHDAVRADSEAQHGGDINATTLTLGLVVWPWLYVVQVGDSRYYFFSQGKLRQVSRDQTVAMDLVERGVLTESQAHASPFHHVLSSAIGGDMAMPVVTRVDIRERGAVQLVCSDGLTRHVSDDEIAEHLRTMTSSEQACRALVELALDRGGKDNITVAIGRIRP from the coding sequence ATGCCTCGCATGACACCCGGACGAATGAAGCTCGCCGAACTGTTCGCTACGCCGCCGTCGCCACCGGCGGGTCCTCGTCCGCGTGACGAGGAATTGGATTTGTTCGGCATGACGCATCCGGGACACGTTCGCGCTGAGAATCAGGATCACTTCCTGCTCGCGACGGTGCATCCGCAAGTCGTGGTGCACGCCACGAGTCTGCCGAACGTGGACACGCTGCCGCTGCGCGGCCAGCGCCTGGCGACCGTTCTACTCGTGGCGGACGGTGTCGGGGGTGGAGTTGCCGGGGAAGACGCGAGTCGCATCGCGACCGAGGCGGTCACGCGGTACGTCGCGTCGTCGCTGCGCTGCTACCACGCCGTCGGCACCGCGCAGGACCGCGAGTTTCTCGATGCCCTGCACGCGGCGGCAATGGAGGCGCACGACGCCGTCCGTGCCGACTCCGAAGCGCAGCACGGCGGTGATATCAACGCGACCACGCTCACGCTGGGCCTCGTCGTGTGGCCCTGGCTGTATGTCGTGCAGGTCGGCGACAGCCGGTACTACTTCTTTTCGCAGGGCAAGCTGCGGCAGGTCTCGCGCGATCAGACGGTCGCGATGGATCTCGTCGAACGGGGCGTGCTCACGGAGTCGCAGGCGCACGCGTCGCCGTTCCACCATGTGTTATCCAGCGCGATCGGCGGCGACATGGCGATGCCCGTCGTCACCCGCGTGGACATTCGCGAACGGGGAGCCGTGCAGCTTGTCTGCAGCGACGGTTTGACGCGCCACGTCAGCGACGACGAGATCGCCGAGCATTTGCGCACGATGACGAGCTCCGAACAGGCGTGCCGAGCCCTCGTGGAGCTGGCGCTCGATCGGGGCGGGAAAGACAACATCACCGTCGCGATCGGGCGTATACGCCCCTGA
- a CDS encoding CsgG/HfaB family protein — MLRSTLRSTLRSKPYATHIAMLLAAASFALPAVARAQDNRPVVVVFTFDNSSMGPGHADFEGIRTAVQDLLITDMASNTKIRLIDRARIAEVLQEQNMVQNGQIDPQTAVRLGKLFGAQYAVTGAFISDPHGKAILTAHTIDVETSQIANPNSVNGTTDDVLGMIAQLSSRLASNLNLAPKPGAARRTGDAGTGAKSEPAQSGAPASKAVETFAKPVAEEAMKIKLDPATVRVYSSAIDEADKKNKAKATDLFRQVLAKYPKFEPAQRQLDRLTH; from the coding sequence CGACGTTGCGTTCGACGTTGCGTTCGAAGCCGTACGCCACTCACATCGCCATGCTGCTGGCCGCCGCGTCGTTCGCGCTGCCGGCTGTTGCACGGGCACAGGACAACCGCCCGGTGGTGGTCGTCTTCACGTTCGACAACAGCTCCATGGGCCCGGGGCACGCCGACTTCGAGGGCATCCGCACCGCCGTGCAGGATCTGCTCATCACCGACATGGCGTCCAACACCAAGATCCGCCTGATCGATCGCGCGCGCATCGCCGAGGTGTTGCAGGAACAGAACATGGTGCAGAACGGCCAGATCGATCCGCAAACCGCGGTGCGCCTGGGCAAGCTCTTCGGCGCGCAATACGCCGTGACCGGCGCGTTCATCAGCGACCCGCATGGCAAGGCCATTCTGACGGCACACACGATCGACGTCGAGACGTCGCAGATCGCGAATCCGAATTCGGTGAACGGGACGACGGACGACGTGCTCGGTATGATCGCGCAGCTGTCGTCGCGGCTCGCCAGCAATCTGAATCTCGCGCCGAAGCCGGGTGCCGCGCGTCGTACGGGCGATGCCGGTACGGGCGCCAAGTCCGAGCCGGCACAGAGCGGCGCGCCCGCATCGAAGGCCGTCGAAACGTTCGCCAAGCCCGTCGCGGAAGAGGCGATGAAGATCAAACTCGATCCGGCAACGGTCAGAGTCTACTCGAGCGCCATCGACGAAGCCGACAAGAAGAACAAGGCGAAGGCTACTGATCTGTTCAGGCAGGTGCTGGCGAAATACCCCAAGTTTGAGCCCGCGCAGCGGCAGCTCGATCGCCTAACGCACTAA